The following nucleotide sequence is from Candidatus Eisenbacteria bacterium.
CCGCCAGTTACCTTGCGGTACACCACCATCGGCCGCAGATCACGCTCGCTGCCGTTGTTGTCCGGCGGCGCCTCCGGGTGCTCGAGGAAGGTGAACAGGCTATCGCGCACCGCGAGGTAGCGCCGGCGCAGCCGCTGAGCGTGGCGATGACTTGGCTGCAGCGCCAGAACCCGGTCCAGCTCCCGTTCCAGACGACGGCGGTATTCCCGTCGGGTGCTGGCCTTGAGCGCATGGCGGCGACGGGCGAGCACGACGGCCCGGAGCAGGAGCGCCTTCAGCCGCGGGGCAAAGACGGTGTCACCCGCCTCGACCGCATAGCCCAGGTCGCGCAACTGGTGCGCCAAGCAGACCTGCCAAAGGTCGGCATGGCCGCGCTGGGCGCTGTAGAGGTCGGACACCCAGATCGCCGGCCGGTGCCCGCCCAGCACCTCCCGCACCACCGCCCGGCCGCGGCTCGGCCGGATGACATGGATCACGACCTCATCGTTCCGGAACACCCAGTTCCAGCAGGCCCGGCCGTCGACCCGCACCGTGGTCTCGTCGGAACAGACCA
It contains:
- a CDS encoding IS66 family transposase, which encodes MEEGTPFGVSILALALYLRFTHAISYRRLSRLFLHLFVLPISEGALDALFRRVKPRFEDEAAAILARLRRARVVCSDETTVRVDGRACWNWVFRNDEVVIHVIRPSRGRAVVREVLGGHRPAIWVSDLYSAQRGHADLWQVCLAHQLRDLGYAVEAGDTVFAPRLKALLLRAVVLARRRHALKASTRREYRRRLERELDRVLALQPSHRHAQRLRRRYLAVRDSLFTFLEHPEAPPDNNGSERDLRPMVVYRKVTGGFRSTWGPDLCAAVQSVVGTAARRGIDAYHAIYAVLSGRTVLAPS